The following are encoded in a window of Callithrix jacchus isolate 240 chromosome 9, calJac240_pri, whole genome shotgun sequence genomic DNA:
- the LOC100408305 gene encoding large ribosomal subunit protein uL4: MACARPLILVYSEKGESSGKNVTLPAVFKAPIRPDIVNFVHTNLRKNNRQPHAVSELAGHQTSAESWGTGRAVARIPRVRGGGTHRSGQGAFGNMCHGGRMFAPTKTWRRWHRRVNTTQKRYAICSALAASALPALVMSKGHRVEEVPELPLVVEDKVEGYKKTKEAVLILKKLKAWNDIEKVYASQRMRASKGKMRNRRRIQRRGPCIIYNEDNGIIKAFRNIPGITLLNVSQLNILKLAPGGHVGRFCIWTESAFRKLDELYGTWRKAASLKSNYNLPMHKMINTDLSRILKSPEIQRALRAPRKKIHRRVLKKNPLKNLRIMLKLNPYAKTMRRNTILRQARNHKRRVDKAAAAAAAALEAKSDEKGVAGKSDEKGVAGKKPVVVSKKGKKAAVGVKKQKKPPVGKKAVATKKPAPEKKPAEKKPPTEEKKPAV; this comes from the coding sequence ATGGCGTGTGCTCGCCCACTGATATTGGTGTACTCCGAAAAGGGAGAGTCATCTGGCAAAAATGTCACTTTGCCTGCTGTATTCAAGGCTCCTATTCGACCAGATATTGTGAACTTTGTTCACACCAACTTGCGCAAAAACAACAGACAGCCCCATGCCGTCAGTGAATTAGCAGGCCATCAGACTAGTGCTGAGTCTTGGGGTACTGGCAGAGCTGTAGCTCGAATTCCCAGAGTTCGAGGTGGTGGGACTCACCGTTCTGGCCAGGGTGCTTTTGGAAATATGTGTCATGGAGGCCGAATGTTTGCACCAACCAAAACCTGGCGCCGTTGGCATCGTAGAGTGAACACAACCCAAAAACGATATGCCATCTGTTCTgccctggctgcctcagccttacCAGCACTGGTCATGTCTAAAGGTCATCGTGTTGAGGAAGTTCCTGAACTTCCTTTGGTAGTCGAAGATAAAGTAGAAGGCTACAAGAAGACCAAGGAGGCTGTTTTGATTCTTAAGAAACTTAAAGCCTGGAATGATATCGAAAAGGTCTATGCCTCTCAGCGAATGAGAGCTAGCAAGGGCAAAATGAGAAATCGTCGCCGTATCCAGCGCAGAGGCCCCTGCATCATCTACAATGAGGATAATGGTATCATCAAGGCCTTCAGAAACATCCCTGGAATTACTCTGCTTAATGTAAGCCAACTGAACATTTTGAAGCTTGCTCCCGGTGGGCATGTGGGACGTTTCTGCATTTGGACTGAAAGTGCTTTCCGGAAGTTAGATGAATTGTATGGCACTTGGCGTAAAGCTGCTTCCCTCAAGAGTAACTACAATCTCCCCATGCACAAGATGATCAATACAGATCTCAGCAGAATCTTGAAAAGCCCAGAGATCCAAAGAGCCCTTCGAGCACCACGCAAGAAGATTCATCGCAGAGTCCTAAAGAAGAACCCACTGAAAAACCTGAGAATCATGTTGAAGCTAAACCCATACGCGAAGACCATGCGCCGGAACACCATTCTCCGCCAGGCCAGGAATCACAAGCGCCGGGTGGATAAGGCGgccgcagcagcagcagcagcactagAAGCCAAATCAGATGAGAAGGGGGTTGCAGGCAAATCAGATGAGAAGGGGGTTGCAGGCAAGAAGCCTGTTGTAGtaagtaagaaaggaaagaaggctgCTGTTGGTGTTAAGAAGCAGAAGAAACCTCCAGTAGGAAAAAAGGCAGTAGCTACCAAGAAACCAGCCCCTGAAAAGAAGCCAGCAGAAAAGAAACCCCctacagaggaaaagaagccTGCTGTATAA